GGGCTCGGCGACGAACGCGTCGACGAGCTCGATCGCCTCGTCGACCGAGTGCTGGCGGGCACCGATCGCGACGACGTTCGCGTCGTTGTGCTGGCGGCCGAGGCGCGCGGTGTCGAGGTTCCACGCGAGCGCGGCGCGCACCCCGGCGACCTTGTTGGCGGCGATCTGCTCGCCGTTGCCCGACCCGCCGATGACGACGCCGAGACTGCCGGGCTCGGCGACGACGGCCTCGCCCGCGGCGAAGCAGAACGGCGGGTAGTCGTCGAGCGCGTCGTACGTGTGCGCGCCGTGGTCGACGACGTCGTGGCCCTCGGAGCGGAGGTGCTCGACGAGCGCGACCTTGAGCTCGAAACCGGCATGGTCGGAGGCGACATGGATCCGCATAGGGGTCATCCTGCCGCACCGCTCGACGACCGGCGCCCGTGCGTCCGTAGGCTGTGCCCATGACGCGCAGCGGCATCGACCTCACCGCCCTCGACCCCGCCACCCGACCCCAGGACGACCTCTTCGCGCACGTCAACGGGAAGTGGGTCGCGGCCCACGAGATCCCCGCCGACCGTGCGATGGACGGCGCGTTCCGCGCCCTGCACGACCAGGCCGAGGAGCAGGTCCGCGACATCATCGCGGACGCCGCCGCGACCGCCGAGGCCGGTGGCGGCGACGGCGTCGAGGCGAAGATCGGCGCGGTCTACGCGTCGTTCATGGACACCGCCACGATCGAGGCGCGCGGGCTCGCGCCGCTGCGCGAGGACCTCGACCTCGTCGACCGCGCGACCACGCGCGACGAGCTCACCGCCGCGCTCGGCGCGCTGCAACGCACGGGCGCGGCGTCGGCGGTCGGGTTCTGGGTCGACAACGACGCCAAGGACCCCGAGCGCTACGTCGTCTACCTCGCGCAGTCCGGTCTCGGCCTGCCCGACGAGTCGTACTACCGCGACGCCCAGTACGCGCAGGTGCTCGCGGCGTACCGCCCGCACGTCGCGCGCATGCTCCGGCTCGCGGGCGTCGCCGCCGACGAGGCCGCGGCGGACGCCATGGCCGCGACCGTCGTGGACCTGGAGACCGCGCTCGCGTCGCACCACTGGGACGTCGTCAAGGACCGCGACGCCGACCTCACCTACAACCCGATGACGCTCACCGCGCTCGCCGAGCGCGCGCCCGGCTTCGACTGGGTCGCGTGGGCACGCGCGCTGGGTGCCCCGGAGGGCTCGCTCGACGACCTCGTCGTGCGCGAGCCGTCGTTCGCCGAGGGCTTCGCGGCGCTGTGGGCGAGCGAGCCGCTCGACGCGTGGAAGGCCTGGCTGGCGTACCACGTGGTCAGCGACCGCGCGCCGTTCCTGCCCGACGAGATCGTCGAGGCGAACTTCGACTTCTACGGCCGCACGCTCACGGGTGCGCAGGAGCTGCGCGACCGCTGGAAGCGCGGCGTCGGGCTCGTGCAGGGCGTGCTGGGCGAGGCCGTCGGCAAGGTGTACGTCGAGCGGCACTTCCCGCCGAGCCACAAGGAGCGCATGGACGAGCTCGTCGCGCACCTCGTCGAGGCGTACCGCCGGTCGATCGCGCGGCTCGACTGGATG
The sequence above is a segment of the Cellulomonas fimi genome. Coding sequences within it:
- a CDS encoding M13 family metallopeptidase yields the protein MTRSGIDLTALDPATRPQDDLFAHVNGKWVAAHEIPADRAMDGAFRALHDQAEEQVRDIIADAAATAEAGGGDGVEAKIGAVYASFMDTATIEARGLAPLREDLDLVDRATTRDELTAALGALQRTGAASAVGFWVDNDAKDPERYVVYLAQSGLGLPDESYYRDAQYAQVLAAYRPHVARMLRLAGVAADEAAADAMAATVVDLETALASHHWDVVKDRDADLTYNPMTLTALAERAPGFDWVAWARALGAPEGSLDDLVVREPSFAEGFAALWASEPLDAWKAWLAYHVVSDRAPFLPDEIVEANFDFYGRTLTGAQELRDRWKRGVGLVQGVLGEAVGKVYVERHFPPSHKERMDELVAHLVEAYRRSIARLDWMGEETRAKALAKLEAFTPKIGYPVRWRDYSALEVSPDDLLGNVRRANAFEQDRELNKIGKPLDRDEWFMTPQTVNAYYNPGMNEIVFPAAILQPPFFDADADDAVNYGGIGAVIGHEIGHGFDDQGSKYDGAGRLEDWWTAEDRAEFEKRTKALVDQYGEFSPAQLNGSHKVNGALTIGENIGDLGGLSIALAAYEIALGKPLAEAPVVDGLTGAQRVFLGWAQVWQSKGRDEEVVRRLATDPHSPNEFRCNGVVRNVDAYYEAFDVQPGDALYLDPAERVRIW
- a CDS encoding ribose-5-phosphate isomerase, whose protein sequence is MRIHVASDHAGFELKVALVEHLRSEGHDVVDHGAHTYDALDDYPPFCFAAGEAVVAEPGSLGVVIGGSGNGEQIAANKVAGVRAALAWNLDTARLGRQHNDANVVAIGARQHSVDEAIELVDAFVAEPFSQDPRHQRRIDQLAEYERARG